A window from Mytilus galloprovincialis chromosome 8, xbMytGall1.hap1.1, whole genome shotgun sequence encodes these proteins:
- the LOC143042899 gene encoding uncharacterized protein LOC143042899 — protein sequence MSKRLDTDDRTRYFIVGSVILEIVTPVFRQRLEKDYKSKGLGSLQDFINSKPVIHILFHLRHTNIKCCVDTTNCRNRRKLPLNYSQWNLLYTENPGPPKHHCHCLYTTNNVKLDDLDITLASLILLNCCNLTSNEETLIKELREFKNNYLSHNTKGAITEKEYQTLWDDLMTRVLQLDPSKQDDFIRIQNRPLDDSLCNKYFVCLLDIHKKLEEISDKLSSTADILTAMNINNGQSNVELFTKLEEILHYVRWESSKVKTDRQVIKQQHKIQFYKLGQSIFTLHHQTDLTSKVGNDSVVSEIVMMEDGRLVMCLPLQRRLLICNIDGSQVDGIDVEDKPWDITAVNNSTVAVTLSDSVCIEIK from the exons atGAGCAAAAG gCTGGATACAGATGACCGTACACGGTACTTTATAGTCGGTTCTGTTATACTAGAGATCGTTACACCAGTTTTCAGACAGAGGCTAGAGAAGGACTACAAAAGTAAAGGATTAGGAAGTCTACAGGATTTCATCAACAGTAAACCTGTCATTCACATCTTGTTTCATCTACGTCACACCAATATAAAGTGTTGTGTGGACACTACCAATTGTCGTAATAGAAGGAAACTTCCATTAAACTATAGCCAATGGAATTTACTATACACAGAGAATCCAGGACCACCTAAACATCACTGTCACTGCTTGTATACAACTAATAATGTAAAATTAGATGATCTTGATATCACCTTGGCCAGTTTGATTTTACTGAATTGCTGTAATCTGACATCAAATGAAGAGACACTGATAAAAGAACTAAGGGAATTTAAGAACAACTACCTTAGCCACAACACTAAAGGTGCCATTACTGAAAAAGAGTACCAAACACTGTGGGATGACCTTATGACACGTGTTCTTCAACTTGACCCCAGTAAACAAGATGACTTCATTAGGATACAGAACAGACCATTGGACGACTCACTGTGTAACAAGTACTTTGTTTGTCTTCTGGACATTCACAAAAAGCTTGAAGAG ATAAGTGACAAATTATCAAGCACAGCTGATATTTTGACTGCAATGAATATCAACAATGGCCAATCAAATGTGGAGCTATTTACAAAACTGGAG GAAATATTACATTATGTAAGATGGGAATCGTCCAAAGTGAAAACTGACAGACAAG TGATTAAGCAGCAACATAAAATACAATTCTACAAACTAGGACAGTCTATCTTCACACTACATCACCAGACAGACCTGACATCAAAAGTTGGTAATGACAGTGTAGTATCAGAAATAGTGATGATGGAGGATGGTAGACTGGTGATGTGTTTACCTTTACAGAGGAGACTACTGATCTGTAATATAGATGGATCACAGGTAGACGGTATAGATGTAGAGGATAAACCATGGGATATTACAGCAGTCAACAACTCTACAGTAGCTGTTACACTGTCTGATAGTGTGTGTATAGAGAT AAAGTGA